In Candidatus Hydrogenedens sp., a genomic segment contains:
- a CDS encoding bifunctional SDR family oxidoreductase/aminotransferase class I/II-fold pyridoxal phosphate-dependent enzyme — protein sequence MHVLITGGVGYLGSWVTYELLKKGHKVRIYDRLCFGKPEKAEWLSHPNVELIEGDIRYWQKYPDLFNSIDVVIHLAGLANDPSCALCPITAKEVNTASTVELARQSSQKGVKKFIFASTCAVYGKGVGDWLDEESPTNPWSMFAQTKNESEKIVLSLGHNQFSPVIARLSTLFGYSPRMRFDLALNLMTAMAKTQGTIEVHGGGQQWRPFLHVRDCARAICILTEAEQSMVHNEIFNIGANELNKRILDLANEVASLIPDTKVEILKEDEDWRTFRVLFNKFASRFSFQPEYKIYDGVQEILNWFHQNPSEEPFSEKYINVFRFKQLKTIPVSEGGEPTAPRFIPLAKPILGKEEETAILQAIRSGWLTSGDKINAFERMFASTVGAKEAVAVSSCTSAIHLCLVEAGVKAGDEVITPPITWVSTINTILNMGAKPVFVDVDPITFNINPELIEEKITKKTKVIIPVDLAGHPCELEAIQNIAERYNLHLIEDSAHALGATYHSKPIGSISERTCFSFYATKNITTIEGGMITLSDPEKARMLRILATNGLTDTAWDRYGRSAFYRPQELVSAGFKYAMSNVSASIGVEQIKKLSTFNSVRQRLVQRYYYSLSDIDEIILPKTKEHVQHAWHLFIIRLDTKKIGKSRDEIAFMLRQENIGTGIHFYGVHLHPYIQQQCNVSPESCPVATQISNEILSLPLHPELTEENIQYIVDALKKVIYYAKH from the coding sequence ATGCATGTTTTGATTACAGGTGGTGTCGGTTACTTAGGTAGCTGGGTCACCTATGAACTACTGAAAAAAGGGCATAAGGTCCGAATCTATGACCGCCTATGTTTTGGGAAGCCTGAAAAAGCGGAGTGGCTTTCCCATCCAAACGTAGAACTTATCGAGGGCGATATACGCTATTGGCAGAAATATCCCGACTTGTTTAATAGCATTGATGTGGTCATACACCTCGCAGGATTAGCCAACGACCCCTCTTGTGCCCTGTGTCCCATTACCGCAAAAGAAGTAAACACAGCCAGCACAGTCGAATTGGCACGGCAAAGCAGTCAAAAAGGAGTTAAAAAGTTTATATTTGCTTCTACCTGTGCCGTGTATGGAAAAGGGGTTGGTGATTGGCTCGATGAAGAAAGCCCAACAAATCCGTGGTCAATGTTCGCCCAAACGAAAAACGAATCCGAGAAAATAGTGCTATCATTAGGACATAATCAATTCTCCCCTGTGATTGCGAGGCTTTCCACCTTATTCGGCTATTCACCACGGATGCGGTTCGACCTCGCCTTAAACCTGATGACTGCAATGGCAAAAACGCAAGGAACTATTGAAGTCCATGGCGGAGGACAACAGTGGCGACCATTCCTTCACGTGCGGGACTGTGCCCGTGCCATCTGCATCCTTACCGAAGCAGAACAGAGCATGGTTCATAACGAGATATTTAACATCGGTGCAAATGAACTGAACAAGAGAATTTTAGACCTCGCAAATGAAGTCGCCTCACTTATCCCAGACACAAAGGTCGAAATACTTAAAGAAGATGAGGATTGGCGAACCTTCCGAGTACTGTTCAATAAATTCGCTTCACGATTCTCTTTTCAACCTGAATATAAAATCTATGACGGCGTTCAAGAAATATTAAATTGGTTCCACCAGAATCCATCCGAAGAGCCCTTTTCCGAAAAATACATCAACGTGTTCCGATTTAAACAATTAAAAACTATCCCTGTTAGCGAAGGAGGCGAACCCACTGCTCCACGATTTATTCCGTTAGCCAAACCCATACTTGGCAAGGAAGAAGAAACGGCTATTTTACAGGCGATACGAAGTGGTTGGCTTACCTCAGGCGATAAAATCAATGCCTTCGAACGAATGTTTGCATCGACCGTCGGAGCAAAAGAAGCGGTTGCTGTTTCTTCATGCACATCAGCAATTCATCTCTGCCTCGTAGAAGCAGGTGTCAAAGCAGGTGATGAAGTTATTACTCCGCCGATAACATGGGTATCTACAATTAACACCATCCTGAACATGGGTGCTAAACCTGTTTTCGTTGATGTTGACCCGATAACCTTCAACATTAATCCCGAACTTATTGAAGAAAAGATAACAAAAAAAACAAAAGTGATTATCCCTGTAGACCTCGCAGGACATCCCTGTGAATTGGAGGCAATCCAAAATATCGCAGAACGATACAATCTCCACCTAATCGAAGATTCTGCCCATGCCTTAGGTGCTACGTATCATTCAAAACCCATCGGTTCTATCTCAGAACGAACCTGCTTCAGCTTTTATGCCACCAAAAACATTACAACCATCGAAGGCGGTATGATTACTCTATCCGACCCCGAAAAAGCACGAATGTTAAGGATATTAGCAACAAATGGCTTGACCGATACCGCTTGGGACAGATATGGAAGGAGTGCCTTCTATCGCCCACAAGAATTGGTCTCCGCTGGTTTCAAATATGCCATGAGCAACGTATCCGCAAGCATCGGCGTAGAACAAATCAAAAAACTAAGCACCTTCAACAGCGTTCGCCAGAGACTGGTACAACGGTATTACTACTCCCTATCAGACATAGATGAAATTATCCTACCCAAAACAAAAGAACATGTCCAGCATGCATGGCACCTGTTTATTATCCGACTGGATACAAAAAAAATAGGCAAGTCCCGCGATGAAATCGCCTTCATGCTAAGGCAGGAGAACATCGGAACAGGTATTCATTTCTACGGTGTGCATCTCCACCCATATATCCAACAACAATGCAATGTAAGCCCTGAATCCTGTCCTGTAGCAACTCAAATTTCCAATGAAATCCTATCATTACCTCTGCATCCAGAGCTGACAGAGGAAAATATCCAATACATCGTTGACGCATTAAAAAAAGTGATTTACTACGCCAAACACTAA